One Phaseolus vulgaris cultivar G19833 chromosome 4, P. vulgaris v2.0, whole genome shotgun sequence DNA window includes the following coding sequences:
- the LOC137836941 gene encoding uncharacterized protein, producing MVAPIAVSSPKSTLLQNPIYLGDSSSSFAGGSLKGLCLHLKPRPQRRDLANLVVASATPSVTKSNSGGRFYFNITGFPFPLGPFLNRSTIRTEAVKGCIWLFEQEQALGFSSVSTNIRMTVIKLKSGGLWVHAPIAPTDECIQLIKELGAPVEYIVLPTFAYEHKVFVGPFSRKFPLAQVWVAPRQWSWPLNLPLEFFGIFRAKTLIDDDLSTPWAGEIEQKILSSPEVGIGPYVEVAFYHKPSKTLLVTDAVIFVPRQPPECISKESLLASAQNGLAVKLLSKGKEVPDDPVVDNKSNRQKGWERMVLQILFLGPSNLLEPNASFAQMSQKLIVSPIVKTLVFSKVPEKVREWVDSISRDWRFKRIIPAHFAAPISASRSDFRAAFAFLDEFLVESNAAWPSLSLLFSSIMGKAASYFPPDDMRTLSSLDQFLVSVGAVKKTVSGRKR from the exons ATGGTGGCACCCATTGCTGTTTCTTCTCCAAAGTCCACACTTTTGCAGAACCCCATCTACTTGGGTGACTCAAGTTCAAGTTTTGCTGGGGGATCTTTGAAGGGTCTTTGCTTGCATCTGAAACCAAGGCCACAAAGAAGAGACTTGGCCAATTTGGTGGTGGCTTCAGCCACTCCAAGTGTCACAAAGAGCAATTCTGGTGGCAGGTTTTACTTCAACATCACTGGATTCCCTTTCCCACTTGGTCCTTTTCTCAACAGGTCCACTATTAGGACTGAG GCTGTGAAGGGTTGTATATGGCTATTCGAACAAGAGCAGGCACTAGGCTTCAGCAGTGTTTCCACAAACATAAGAATGACTGTTATCAAACTCAAATCTGGGGGCTTATGGGTTCATGCACCCATAGCACCAACTGATGAGTGTATTCAG CTTATTAAGGAATTGGGGGCTCCTGTTGAATATATTGTTCTCCCCACTTTTGCTTATGAGCACAAAGTATTTGTTGGTCCATTTTCTAGAAAATTTCCCCTTGCTCAGGTATGGGTGGCACCAAGGCAATGGAGTTGGCCATTGAACTTACCATTGGAATTCTTCGGTATTTTTCGTGCTAAAACCTTGATAGACGATGATTTATCCACTCCTTGGGCTGGAGAAATAGAGCAAAAGATTCTAAGCTCACCAGAAGTTG GAATAGGACCTTATGTGGAGGTAGCTTTCTACCACAAACCTTCAAAAACACTATTGGTGACAGACGCTGTTATTTTTGTCCCAAGACAACCACCTGAGTGTATAAGCAAAGAATCCTTGTTAGCATCTGCACAAAATGGTTTAGCTGTGAAACTTCTGAGTAAAGGAAAGGAGGTACCTGATGATCCTGTAGTTGACAACAAAAGCAACCGGCAAAAAG GATGGGAAAGAATGGTCCTACAAATCTTGTTTCTTGGTCCATCAAATCTTTTAGAACCTAATGCAAGCTTTGCACAGATGTCACAGAAGTTGATAGTTTCACCAATTGTTAAGACTCTGGTCTTCAGCAAAGTTCCTGAGAAG GTTAGAGAATGGGTTGATAGCATTTCCAGAGATTGGAGGTTCAAGAGAATAATCCCTGCTCACTTTGCTGCTCCAATAAGTGCTAGCAGGTCTGATTTCAGGGCTGCATTTGCATTTCTGGATGAGTTTCTGGTGGAAAGTAATGCTGCATGGCCTTCACTCTCCCTTCTCTTCTCATCAATCATGGGAAAAGCAGCCAGCTATTTTCCTCCAGATGACATGAGGACCCTTTCATCCCTTGACCAGTTTTTGGTGTCTGTTGGAGCTGTGAAGAAAACTGTTTCAGGTAGGAAAaggtga
- the LOC137836943 gene encoding uncharacterized serine-rich protein C215.13-like, with amino-acid sequence MANESVELPVTPEVTKSPGVEKRRHLADKASPGTSVEKTIPNYLRASTGSCHDFCKYGKEHAFDLKERRSIPNRATRKQLHHSLEGSVGGITISVARLSASVDSKLTKMSTGKLKESVDSKMISDTSDTFKQKLATKSFDKRKESGVRNFSLAKVLSSHTSLPTRKQISSIKEVQSPSKSPSKKERTPSNSTSRKVESPSKSTSRKVEAPSKSMVKKMDSPLKPTSNEMGNPSKPISKVKTSSKPTSNVVKTSSPLSSIKGKEAKLSEKRTTSLNLSSARKKQISSMNSSDGDVSQRYNKIKMEKGATSSKAGSKKLMSPQKALLSPRPSLRRVASINSRKLKSLKIASHLKNQQTAKMVEHEEHDNHEVKEKTLYVIKMGSENKTLQSDQNARYDDESYLPQLSSPKSSVSSISQEESEYTTSEFEPDSFSGSHEIECLENMETLEDEKKSKNTRNGVAYSKDKDNKMIKLKFRRGKVVENQPEISSPRRIKFRRARGLAGRANLKGDARKSFDRNEACADSNGAATTPEKVVLRHQDMQDKKDAQGLFNNVIEETASKLAETRKSKVKALVGAFETVISLQERKPSADTLS; translated from the coding sequence ATGGCCAATGAAAGTGTTGAATTACCAGTGACCCCAGAAGTGACCAAGTCACCTGGGGTTGAAAAAAGAAGGCATTTAGCTGACAAAGCTAGTCCTGGAACCAGTGTTGAAAAAACCATTCCAAATTATCTCAGAGCTTCAACTGGTTCTTGTCATGATTTTTGCAAATATGGGAAGGAACATGCATTTGATTTGAAGGAAAGACGCTCTATACCTAATAGAGCTACAAGAAAACAGCTTCACCACAGTTTAGAAGGTAGTGTTGGTGGGATAACGATATCAGTTGCTAGGCTCAGTGCATCTGTAGATTCCAAGCTGACAAAGATGTCAACAGGCAAACTCAAAGAATCAGTTGATTCCAAGATGATTTCTGATACATCTGACACTTTTAAGCAGAAACTGGCAACAAAATCATTTGACAAGCGAAAGGAATCAGGAGTGAGAAATTTCTCATTGGCCAAGGTCCTGAGTTCTCATACATCTCTGCcaacaagaaaacaaatttcTTCAATCAAGGAGGTCCAATCTCCATCAAAGTCTCCTTCCAAAAAGGAGCGAACTCCATCAAACTCCACTTCTAGGAAAGTGGAATCTCCATCAAAATCAACTTCTAGGAAGGTGGAAGCTCCATCAAAATCAATGGTCAAGAAGATGGACTCTCCTTTAAAACCTACTTCCAATGAGATGGGGAATCCATCAAAACCAATCTCCAAGGTCAAAACTTCATCAAAACCAACTTCCAATGTGGTGAAAACTTCATCACCCTTATCTTCTATCAAAGGTAAAGAGGCAAAGTTGTCTGAAAAACGCACGACTTCTTTAAATTTAAGCAGTGCTAGAAAGAAGCAAATATCTTCTATGAATTCCTCAGATGGCGATGTTAGCCAAAGATATAATAAGATCAAGATGGAAAAGGGAGCTACCTCCTCCAAAGCAGGTTCAAAAAAACTGATGTCACCCCAGAAGGCTTTATTATCCCCCAGACCTTCCCTTAGAAGAGTTGCAAGTATAAATTCAAGAAAGCTCAAGAGCCTGAAAATTGCTTCTCACCTTAAGAATCAGCAGACTGCCAAAATGGTCGAGCACGAGGAACATGACAACCATGAGGTGAAGGAAAAGACTTTGTATGTCATCAAGATGGGAAGTGAAAACAAAACTTTGCAATCTGATCAGAATGCTAGGTATGATGATGAATCATACCTCCCTCAGTTGTCATCACCTAAGTCTTCGGTATCCTCAATTTCCCAAGAGGAATCTGAATATACAACTAGTGAATTTGAGCCGGATTCCTTTTCAGGAAGCCATGAAATTGAATGCCTAGAAAACATGGAGACATTGGAAGATgagaagaaaagcaaaaacacAAGGAATGGGGTTGCATATTCCAAAGACAAGGACaacaaaatgataaaattgaAGTTCAGAAGGGGAAAAGTGGTTGAAAATCAACCTGAGATAAGTAGTCCAAGAAGGATCAAGTTTCGGAGAGCAAGAGGGCTGGCTGGGAGAGCCAATCTTAAGGGTGATGCCCGGAAAAGCTTTGATAGAAATGAAGCCTGTGCTGACAGCAATGGTGCTGCAACTACTCCAGAGAAGGTTGTTTTAAGACATCAAGATATGCAGGACAAGAAAGATGCACAGGGATTGTTTAATAATGTAATTGAGGAAACAGCAAGTAAACTAGCCGAAACTCGGAAGAGCAAGGTTAAAGCATTGGTTGGTGCCTTTGAAACTGTGATCTCTCTTCAAGAGAGAAAACCTTCTGCAGACACACTCAGTTGA